In Oreochromis niloticus isolate F11D_XX linkage group LG18, O_niloticus_UMD_NMBU, whole genome shotgun sequence, one genomic interval encodes:
- the rnf182 gene encoding E3 ubiquitin-protein ligase RNF182 has translation MMLEMQNPEDSGGGVGGSGFVDMLCTEEMECKICYCAYNLGSRRPKVLECCHRLCSKCLIKILDLGESPPNALVCPFCRYLTRLPGEAVSNLSDDSNLVAKLALQNRNQRNRQFHQEATTELLLSPMRLSSLMSSNSPVISTSSSTSSSTPYSTIRSSPNFVVITIMEPPPASISTQDIHAYQQIHGSHLSNQDYHSSSLDSMASIAERWTVWNCAALLCQTSARALVWVLGLLYFSSLPMGVYLLIMQRTTLGVLLVSLVPASLIVIMVYGFCQCICHEFWDCLPS, from the coding sequence ATGATGCTAGAGATGCAAAACCCCGAGGatagtggtggtggtgttggagGTTCTGGCTTTGTGGACATGCTGTGCACTGAAGAGATGGAGTGTAAGATCTGCTACTGCGCCTACAACCTGGGGAGTCGAAGGCCTAAGGTGCTTGAGTGCTGCCACCGTCTCTGCTCCAAATGTCTCATTAAGATCCTGGACTTGGGTGAGTCGCCTCCCAATGCCTTGGTGTGTCCGTTTTGTCGCTATCTCACCAGACTGCCGGGAGAAGCTGTGAGCAACCTGTCGGATGATTCCAACCTGGTGGCAAAGCTGGCCCTCCAAAACAGGAATCAGAGAAACCGTCAGTTCCACCAGGAGGCAACTACAGAACTGCTCCTAAGCCCCATGCGCCTGAGCTCACTGATGAGCAGCAATTCACCTGTGATATCTACTTCCTCCTCCACATCTTCCTCTACCCCTTACTCCACCATCCGCAGCTCCCCTAATTTTGTGGTCATTACTATCATGGAGCCTCCGCCAGCATCCATATCCACCCAAGACATCCATGCCTACCAGCAGATACATGGCTCTCACCTGTCAAACCAGGACTACCACTCATCCAGTCTGGACTCTATGGCATCCATCGCAGAGAGGTGGACGGTGTGGAACTGTGCAGCCCTCCTGTGCCAGACTTCAGCCCGGGCATTGGTATGGGTTCTGGGGCTCTTGTACTTTAGCTCCCTGCCTATGGGGGTTTACCTGCTCATAATGCAGAGGACAACACTCGGGGTGCTTCTGGTGAGCCTGGTTCCTGCCAGCCTCATCGTGATCATGGTCTATGGGTTCTGCCAGTGTATCTGCCATGAGTTCTGGGACTGCTTACCATCATAA